In Flavobacterium sp. N1736, the following are encoded in one genomic region:
- the mltG gene encoding endolytic transglycosylase MltG: MSIKKIITLTAVAVVSVLIIYGFILISRIFSANTKFEEKELYVYVPTGADYTDVKKILEPYIKNYDNFEMVANKRSYPENVKSGRFLLKKDMNNIDLIRAMRSNVPVKLAFNNQERLENFAGRVGSEIEADSLSLMKAIKDSTFLKENGFNEENVFAMFIPNTYEVYWNTSAIKFRDKMIKEYHNFWTPERIAKVEKQGLTPVQATILASIVHKESVKKDERPRIAGVYLNRLRLAMPLQADPTVIYALKLKANDFDQVIKRVFYNDLIMKSPYNTYVNVGLPPGPIAMPDITALEAVLNPEKNDYIYFCASVDRFGYHEFASTYEQHQINAKKYSDWIASQGVTR, translated from the coding sequence TTGAGTATAAAAAAAATCATCACGTTAACTGCCGTAGCCGTAGTTTCAGTTTTAATAATTTACGGATTTATTTTAATAAGCAGAATTTTTAGCGCCAATACTAAATTCGAAGAAAAAGAACTTTATGTATATGTTCCAACAGGAGCTGATTATACAGATGTAAAAAAAATATTGGAACCTTACATTAAAAATTACGACAATTTTGAAATGGTAGCCAATAAGAGAAGCTATCCCGAAAATGTAAAATCTGGGCGTTTTTTGCTTAAAAAAGATATGAATAATATCGATTTGATTCGTGCGATGCGATCTAATGTCCCGGTTAAATTAGCTTTTAATAATCAGGAGCGTTTAGAAAATTTTGCGGGAAGAGTTGGTTCAGAAATTGAAGCAGATAGTTTATCGCTAATGAAAGCCATTAAAGATTCAACCTTCTTGAAAGAAAACGGTTTTAATGAAGAAAATGTTTTCGCGATGTTTATTCCTAATACATATGAAGTTTACTGGAATACGTCAGCAATAAAATTCCGTGATAAAATGATCAAGGAATATCATAATTTCTGGACACCGGAAAGAATTGCAAAAGTAGAAAAACAAGGATTAACGCCGGTTCAGGCTACAATTTTAGCTTCTATTGTTCATAAAGAATCTGTGAAAAAAGATGAAAGGCCTCGTATTGCAGGCGTTTATTTAAACAGATTACGTTTGGCAATGCCTTTACAAGCAGATCCAACCGTTATTTACGCGTTAAAATTAAAAGCAAATGATTTTGATCAGGTAATAAAGAGAGTTTTCTATAACGACTTGATAATGAAGTCTCCATATAATACTTACGTGAATGTAGGACTTCCTCCGGGTCCAATTGCAATGCCTGATATTACAGCTCTTGAAGCCGTTTTAAATCCTGAAAAAAACGATTATATTTATTTTTGTGCAAGTGTAGATCGCTTTGGTTATCATGAATTTGCTTCAACATACGAACAGCATCAAATTAATGCAAAAAAATACTCAGACTGGATAGCAAGTCAGGGAGTGACAAGATAA
- a CDS encoding GNAT family N-acetyltransferase translates to MITLKGDSIYLRALEPNDLEFVYAMENDQSIWEVSNTQTPYSRFLVRQYLENAHQDIYEAKQLRLAICQDEDFPAIGLIDLFEFDPKNNRAGIGIVIQNRENRNQNIGSEALELLIKYSFHNLNLHQLYANINVGNVASIALFTKFGFEKIGIKKDWILLNGHYQDEAIFQLINKQI, encoded by the coding sequence ATGATTACACTCAAAGGCGATTCAATTTATCTTCGGGCATTAGAACCTAATGATTTAGAGTTTGTTTATGCTATGGAAAATGATCAGAGCATTTGGGAAGTCAGTAATACACAAACACCTTACAGTCGTTTTTTGGTTCGTCAATATCTTGAAAATGCACATCAGGATATTTATGAGGCAAAACAATTGCGCTTGGCAATTTGTCAGGACGAAGATTTTCCTGCTATCGGATTAATCGATTTATTTGAATTTGATCCGAAAAATAACAGAGCCGGAATTGGAATTGTCATTCAAAATAGAGAAAACAGAAACCAAAACATTGGTTCTGAGGCTTTAGAGTTATTAATTAAATACTCTTTTCATAATTTAAACCTGCATCAATTATATGCAAATATTAATGTAGGAAATGTAGCAAGTATAGCTCTTTTTACTAAATTTGGGTTTGAGAAAATAGGAATTAAAAAAGATTGGATATTGCTAAATGGCCACTATCAAGATGAAGCAATTTTTCAGTTAATTAATAAACAAATTTAA
- the dapF gene encoding diaminopimelate epimerase, whose translation MQIEFYKYQGTGNDFVMIDNRSDFFPKEDIKLIERLCDRRFGIGADGLILLENDSETDFRMVYYNSDGNQSSMCGNGGRCLVAFANQLGVIDNKTTFIATDGLHHASVGDDAIISLQMIDVDQIQKKDSYTFLNTGSPHHVQIVDDLEHYNVKENGAAIRYGELYGEKGSNVNFVKKVDDTTFSLRTYERGVEDETLACGTGATAVAIAMNAIGQTDKTSINLNVEGGKLVVSFDKLGDHFSNVFLTGPAKFVFKGTIEI comes from the coding sequence ATGCAAATAGAATTTTATAAATATCAAGGTACAGGGAACGATTTTGTGATGATTGACAATCGTTCTGATTTTTTTCCTAAAGAAGATATCAAACTAATTGAGCGTTTATGTGACCGACGTTTTGGCATTGGCGCTGACGGACTTATATTATTAGAAAATGATTCTGAAACAGATTTTAGAATGGTTTATTATAATTCTGATGGAAATCAAAGTTCAATGTGTGGTAATGGAGGACGTTGTTTAGTGGCATTCGCAAATCAATTAGGCGTTATCGACAATAAAACAACTTTTATCGCTACAGATGGTTTGCATCACGCATCAGTAGGAGATGATGCTATTATTTCATTGCAAATGATTGATGTTGATCAAATACAAAAGAAAGATTCTTATACTTTTTTAAATACAGGATCTCCACATCATGTACAAATTGTTGACGATTTAGAACATTATAATGTAAAAGAAAACGGAGCAGCAATTCGTTATGGTGAATTATATGGAGAAAAAGGAAGTAATGTCAATTTTGTAAAAAAAGTGGATGATACTACTTTCTCACTTCGTACTTATGAAAGAGGTGTTGAAGATGAAACCCTGGCTTGCGGAACCGGAGCAACGGCAGTTGCAATTGCTATGAACGCCATTGGTCAAACAGATAAAACTTCGATCAATTTAAATGTTGAAGGTGGGAAATTGGTTGTTTCTTTTGATAAATTGGGCGATCATTTTTCAAATGTTTTCTTAACCGGACCAGCAAAATTTGTTTTTAAAGGAACAATTGAAATATAA
- a CDS encoding trypsin-like peptidase domain-containing protein, with product MKRLSTLFLVSLFSGATTLGAYKLLFESNNSFFGKGNSVVTLAPNSYGRNVGLASETVDFTEAADRTIHTVVHVKNVSRRTVSNPMMEFFYGYGGQQQQEQVGTGSGVIISEDGYIVTNNHVIKDATEIEITLNNKKSYKAKLIGTDSKMDIALLKIDADEKLPYTAFANSDSVKVGEWVLAVGNPYNLNSTVTAGIVSAKARDLNANGIQSFIQTDAAVNPGNSGGALVNTRGELIGINTMISSMTGSYVGYSFAVPSNIARKIIEDIMEFGNVQRGILGVEGGELNSNASKELGIAQTEGFYISKVSKNSGAEKAGLTKADIIVKLDEQNIASFADLSGYINTKRPNDVVKVTYIRDGKTKIVPVILSKNEFYSTEFKGIELENIDASDKKKFHIDYGVKIKNITNENLAQYQNELQGNIILSIDNVKATNVETVSKLLSKKDEGQSVRIEMINKNGEILRIII from the coding sequence ATGAAAAGATTGTCAACCTTATTTTTAGTGTCATTATTCAGTGGTGCTACTACTCTTGGCGCTTACAAGTTATTATTTGAGAGTAATAATTCTTTTTTTGGAAAAGGAAATTCTGTTGTAACTCTTGCGCCTAATTCATACGGAAGGAATGTTGGATTAGCCTCTGAAACTGTCGATTTTACCGAAGCAGCAGACAGAACAATTCATACTGTTGTACACGTGAAAAATGTTTCCCGCCGAACAGTTAGCAATCCTATGATGGAATTTTTCTACGGTTATGGAGGACAGCAGCAGCAAGAACAAGTAGGAACCGGTTCTGGTGTTATTATTTCTGAAGATGGTTATATCGTAACAAATAATCATGTTATCAAAGATGCAACAGAAATTGAAATCACTTTAAATAACAAAAAATCATATAAGGCAAAATTAATTGGTACAGATTCTAAAATGGATATTGCTTTATTAAAGATTGATGCTGATGAAAAACTTCCTTATACTGCTTTTGCAAATTCTGATAGTGTAAAAGTTGGTGAATGGGTTTTGGCTGTTGGAAATCCGTATAATTTAAATTCTACTGTTACTGCCGGAATTGTTTCGGCGAAAGCCAGAGATTTAAATGCAAATGGAATTCAATCTTTTATTCAGACTGATGCTGCGGTTAATCCGGGAAACAGCGGTGGTGCATTGGTAAATACCAGAGGAGAATTAATTGGGATTAATACTATGATTTCGTCAATGACAGGATCTTATGTTGGATATTCATTTGCTGTTCCTTCGAATATTGCGCGAAAAATTATCGAAGATATAATGGAATTCGGAAATGTTCAACGCGGAATTTTAGGTGTTGAAGGTGGCGAATTAAATAGTAATGCATCAAAAGAATTAGGAATTGCTCAAACTGAAGGATTTTATATTAGTAAGGTTTCTAAAAATTCGGGAGCTGAAAAAGCAGGTTTAACAAAAGCTGATATTATTGTAAAACTGGACGAACAAAATATTGCTTCTTTTGCTGATCTTTCGGGTTACATTAATACCAAAAGACCAAATGATGTAGTTAAAGTAACTTATATTCGAGATGGAAAAACGAAGATTGTTCCGGTAATTTTAAGCAAAAATGAGTTTTATAGTACTGAATTTAAAGGAATCGAATTAGAAAATATCGATGCTTCGGATAAAAAGAAATTCCATATTGATTATGGTGTGAAAATTAAAAACATAACCAACGAGAATTTGGCACAATATCAAAACGAATTACAAGGCAATATTATTTTGAGTATTGATAATGTAAAAGCGACAAATGTTGAAACTGTTTCGAAACTTTTAAGTAAAAAAGACGAGGGACAAAGTGTTCGAATTGAAATGATCAATAAGAATGGGGAAATTCTTAGAATAATTATTTAG
- a CDS encoding glyceraldehyde-3-phosphate dehydrogenase — protein MSKKSLYQKEVSLQVDRRRAGVELIKIISDLWYDKSIEMVLFKNQLLDKNVSDIINLHQYAGEFVGKPISIFDSVEIAKVILSLDFPPAKLDLGKLTYEYHLEDEKYPDARYFVMDKLKKAKSSEEIQPKDVVLYGFGRIGRLLARELMSKTGKGNQLRLRAIVTRDKNDASILEKRASLLRYDSIHGDFQGSVTADSKNNALIINGTTVHIISANTPEEIDYTQYGINDALVIDNTGAFTTEEALKRHLTSNGVSKVLLTAPGKGVPNIVHGVNHTEYNPDQIDIFSAASCTTNAITPILKVVEDSLGVIKGHLETIHAYTNDQNLVDNMHKKYRRGRAAALNMVITETGAGSAVAKAIPSLEGKLTSNAIRVPVPNGSLVVLNLEVKKATSIAAINKIMKKYALEGELVEQIKYSLNNELVSSDIVGTSAPSIYDSNATIVSKDGKSIVLYIWYDNEYGYSHQVIRLAKYIAKVRRFTYY, from the coding sequence ATGAGCAAAAAATCTTTGTACCAAAAAGAAGTGTCCTTACAAGTCGACCGAAGAAGAGCCGGTGTCGAATTAATAAAAATTATAAGCGATTTATGGTATGACAAATCCATCGAAATGGTTTTATTTAAAAATCAATTATTGGATAAAAATGTCAGCGACATTATCAATCTGCATCAATATGCAGGTGAATTTGTTGGCAAACCAATCAGTATTTTTGATTCGGTAGAAATTGCAAAAGTTATTTTGTCATTAGATTTTCCTCCTGCCAAATTAGATTTAGGAAAACTAACTTACGAGTATCACTTAGAAGATGAGAAATATCCGGACGCAAGGTATTTTGTAATGGATAAATTGAAGAAAGCAAAATCATCAGAAGAAATTCAGCCAAAAGATGTTGTTTTATATGGTTTTGGAAGAATCGGACGTTTGTTAGCCAGAGAATTAATGTCGAAAACCGGCAAGGGAAATCAATTGCGTTTAAGAGCAATTGTAACCCGTGACAAAAATGATGCATCCATTTTAGAGAAACGAGCTTCTTTATTACGATACGATTCAATTCATGGTGATTTTCAAGGATCAGTAACCGCAGATTCAAAAAATAATGCTTTGATAATTAACGGAACTACTGTTCATATTATCAGCGCAAACACTCCGGAAGAAATAGATTACACTCAATACGGAATTAATGATGCATTGGTTATTGATAACACTGGTGCTTTTACTACAGAAGAAGCTTTAAAAAGACATTTAACTTCAAATGGAGTTAGCAAGGTATTATTGACCGCACCTGGAAAGGGGGTTCCAAATATTGTTCATGGTGTTAACCATACCGAATATAATCCTGATCAGATAGATATTTTTTCGGCTGCATCATGCACAACAAATGCTATAACGCCTATTTTAAAAGTTGTTGAAGATAGTTTAGGAGTTATAAAAGGTCATTTAGAAACTATTCATGCTTATACAAACGATCAGAATCTGGTTGACAATATGCACAAAAAATATCGTCGCGGCAGAGCTGCTGCATTAAATATGGTTATTACCGAAACTGGAGCCGGAAGTGCAGTTGCGAAGGCAATACCTTCTCTTGAAGGTAAATTAACTTCAAATGCAATTAGAGTTCCTGTCCCAAATGGGTCTTTAGTAGTCCTAAACCTTGAAGTTAAAAAAGCAACATCGATAGCAGCTATCAATAAAATAATGAAAAAATATGCTCTGGAAGGCGAATTGGTAGAACAAATTAAATATTCATTAAATAACGAACTTGTCTCTTCTGACATTGTTGGCACTTCTGCTCCGTCAATATATGATAGCAACGCAACAATAGTTTCTAAAGATGGAAAAAGTATTGTGCTTTATATTTGGTATGATAACGAATATGGATATAGTCATCAGGTTATTCGTTTAGCTAAATATATTGCCAAAGTAAGACGTTTTACTTACTATTAA
- a CDS encoding Lrp/AsnC family transcriptional regulator, which yields MALDEIDKKILRLLQVDAHYTLKDIANKINLSLTPVHDRVKRLEKEGVIEKYVSILNKKKLGNNLTVYCQVTLTKQTYDTSEGFNQSILNLPEVVECNYVSGNFDYMLKIIIPDMESYHHFHQKKLSVLPEVSLINTVFVISEVKSTTVLPI from the coding sequence ATGGCCTTAGATGAAATTGACAAAAAAATCCTACGACTTTTACAGGTAGACGCGCATTATACTTTAAAAGACATTGCAAACAAAATAAATTTGTCATTAACGCCTGTCCATGATCGGGTTAAACGTCTTGAAAAAGAGGGAGTTATTGAAAAATATGTCTCGATTTTAAACAAGAAAAAACTAGGTAATAATCTAACGGTTTATTGCCAGGTTACACTCACAAAACAAACATACGATACTTCGGAAGGATTTAATCAATCGATACTCAATTTACCGGAAGTTGTAGAGTGTAATTATGTATCCGGAAACTTTGATTATATGCTAAAAATTATAATTCCGGATATGGAAAGCTACCATCATTTCCATCAAAAAAAACTTTCTGTTCTACCTGAAGTTTCATTAATTAATACTGTTTTTGTTATTTCTGAAGTAAAAAGTACAACCGTTCTGCCTATTTAA
- the ald gene encoding alanine dehydrogenase translates to MIIGVPKEIKNNENRVALTPAGVSEMKKHGHTVYVQSTAGLGSGFSDEEYAQAGAVVLATIEEVYAIAEMIIKVKEPIASEYPLIKKDQLLFTYFHFASSEPLTHAMLEKGAVCLAYETVEKADRSLPLLVPMSEVAGRMAIQQGAKYLEKPLKGRGILLGGVPGVPPAKVLVLGGGIVGTQAAKMAAGLGAQVTIMDLSLPRLRYLDDIMPANVNTEMSNHYNITKAIATADLIVGAVLIPGAKAPHLITRDMLKLMRPGTVVVDVAVDQGGCIETCTPTTHENPTFIIDDIVHYCVANMPGAVPYTSTLALTNATLPYAVQLANKGWQKACNENEELKKGLNIANGKILYKGVAEAWNLPFNEELVLANA, encoded by the coding sequence ATGATAATAGGTGTTCCTAAAGAAATTAAAAATAACGAAAACCGTGTAGCTTTAACTCCAGCCGGTGTTTCTGAAATGAAAAAACATGGACATACTGTTTATGTTCAATCTACTGCAGGTTTAGGAAGTGGTTTTAGTGATGAAGAATATGCACAAGCGGGTGCAGTAGTTTTAGCAACTATTGAAGAAGTATATGCTATTGCTGAAATGATCATTAAAGTAAAAGAACCAATTGCATCTGAATATCCTTTAATTAAAAAAGACCAATTGCTTTTTACTTATTTCCATTTTGCTTCTTCAGAACCATTAACTCATGCTATGCTTGAAAAAGGAGCTGTTTGTTTAGCTTATGAAACAGTAGAAAAAGCAGATCGTAGTTTACCATTATTAGTTCCAATGTCTGAAGTTGCAGGCCGTATGGCTATTCAACAAGGAGCAAAATATCTTGAAAAACCATTAAAAGGAAGAGGAATTCTTTTAGGAGGTGTTCCGGGAGTACCGCCAGCTAAAGTATTAGTTTTAGGTGGAGGAATTGTAGGAACTCAAGCTGCAAAAATGGCTGCCGGATTAGGTGCTCAGGTAACTATCATGGATTTAAGTTTACCACGTTTACGTTATTTAGATGATATCATGCCTGCAAACGTTAATACAGAAATGTCTAATCACTATAATATTACAAAAGCAATCGCTACAGCTGATTTAATTGTTGGTGCTGTTTTGATTCCAGGAGCAAAAGCACCTCATTTAATTACTCGTGATATGCTTAAATTAATGCGTCCGGGAACTGTTGTAGTTGACGTAGCAGTTGATCAAGGTGGTTGTATTGAAACTTGTACTCCAACAACCCACGAAAATCCAACTTTTATTATTGATGATATTGTTCACTACTGTGTGGCTAACATGCCAGGTGCTGTTCCTTATACATCTACATTAGCTTTAACAAATGCGACTTTACCATATGCAGTGCAATTAGCAAACAAAGGATGGCAAAAAGCTTGTAATGAAAACGAAGAATTGAAAAAAGGTTTGAACATTGCTAACGGAAAAATCCTTTATAAAGGAGTTGCTGAAGCTTGGAATCTTCCTTTCAACGAAGAATTAGTGTTAGCAAACGCATAG
- the pafA gene encoding alkaline phosphatase PafA: MKKSIVLLTLFVISNLSAQQRPKLVVGIVVDQMKMEYLYRFSDDFSPNGFKRLMNNGYTFQNMHYNYMPTYTAPGHASIYTGTTPSTHGIVGNEWFSRTLGKEMYCTDDASVKTVGDGTVEEGAMSPKNLQSTTITDEVRMATNFQGKVIGMSLKDRGAILPAGHFANWAFWYSKTGSFISSTFYGEKLPDWVTQFNNEKHYMPYINKGWDLYKPAATYNESLPDNNPYEGKLYGSAAPVFPYDLKTMYEKNDAGIIRVTPYGNDLLAEFAKKAIEKEELGKDNITDFLTVSFSSTDYVGHLLGPRSIELQDTYLRLDQTIADFLTYLDKTVGKDNYLLFLTADHAGAENVIYLKDHKYNVDNYPSKDVKKSFQDFSIKTFGVDLVLNYSNFNLFFNKQLIKDKGLDLIKVKQVFKEFLITQPQVKRVYTEEEILANSGNDYYLNFVAKGYDITQDGDIVIINKPGDIEYATTGTSHGTPYSYDTHVPAIFYGWHIKKGESYDKKAITEIAPTIAQKIKVTFPNGTEAKVLQEVLDEKK; this comes from the coding sequence ATGAAAAAAAGTATTGTATTGTTGACATTGTTTGTAATCTCAAATTTAAGTGCTCAACAACGCCCTAAGTTGGTTGTCGGTATTGTAGTTGATCAGATGAAAATGGAATATTTATATCGGTTTTCTGATGATTTTTCTCCAAATGGCTTTAAGAGATTAATGAATAATGGATACACTTTTCAGAATATGCATTATAATTATATGCCAACCTATACTGCTCCGGGACATGCATCTATTTACACAGGTACAACGCCTTCTACCCATGGAATTGTTGGTAACGAATGGTTTAGTAGAACATTAGGAAAAGAAATGTATTGTACAGATGATGCTTCGGTAAAAACAGTTGGAGACGGAACTGTTGAAGAAGGGGCAATGTCACCAAAAAATCTTCAAAGCACCACTATTACTGATGAAGTAAGAATGGCAACTAATTTTCAAGGAAAAGTTATTGGAATGAGTCTTAAAGATCGTGGGGCAATTTTACCCGCGGGTCATTTTGCAAACTGGGCCTTTTGGTATAGTAAGACAGGTTCTTTTATTTCAAGTACTTTTTACGGTGAAAAATTACCTGATTGGGTTACTCAGTTTAATAATGAAAAGCATTATATGCCTTACATTAACAAAGGTTGGGATTTATATAAACCTGCAGCGACATATAACGAAAGTTTACCGGACAATAATCCTTATGAAGGAAAATTGTATGGAAGTGCAGCACCAGTCTTTCCATATGATTTAAAAACAATGTATGAAAAGAATGATGCAGGTATTATTAGAGTTACTCCTTACGGAAATGATTTGTTGGCAGAATTCGCGAAAAAAGCAATAGAAAAAGAAGAATTAGGAAAAGATAATATCACTGATTTTTTAACTGTTAGTTTTTCTTCTACAGATTATGTAGGACATTTACTTGGACCTCGTTCTATAGAACTTCAGGACACTTATTTAAGGCTAGATCAAACTATAGCAGACTTTTTGACTTACTTAGATAAAACAGTTGGTAAAGATAATTATTTATTGTTTTTAACCGCTGATCATGCTGGTGCAGAAAACGTAATTTACTTAAAGGATCATAAATATAATGTAGATAATTATCCTTCAAAAGACGTGAAAAAAAGTTTTCAGGATTTTTCAATTAAAACTTTTGGAGTTGATTTAGTTTTGAATTATTCAAATTTTAATTTATTTTTTAATAAACAGCTTATAAAAGATAAAGGATTAGATTTAATAAAAGTTAAACAAGTCTTTAAAGAGTTTTTAATAACACAGCCACAGGTTAAAAGAGTATACACAGAAGAGGAAATTTTAGCTAATTCAGGTAATGATTATTATTTGAATTTTGTTGCAAAAGGATACGATATTACTCAGGATGGAGATATTGTTATTATTAATAAGCCTGGTGATATAGAATATGCAACGACAGGAACATCTCATGGAACACCATATAGTTATGATACACATGTGCCAGCTATTTTTTATGGATGGCATATCAAAAAAGGTGAATCTTATGATAAGAAAGCAATTACTGAAATCGCACCAACAATAGCGCAGAAAATTAAAGTTACTTTCCCAAATGGAACTGAAGCAAAAGTATTACAGGAAGTTTTGGATGAAAAGAAATAA
- the thrS gene encoding threonine--tRNA ligase, translated as MIKITLPDGSIREFASGVTPMEVAKSISEGFARNVISASFNGTTIETETPLTTDGSLILYTWNDAEGKKAFWHSTSHVMAQALEELYPGIKLTLGPAISNGFYYDVDFEDQKIVEADFKKIEDRVLEISREKHEFKMRPVSKADALAMYKDNVYKTELISNLEDGTITFCDHATFTDLCRGGHIPNTGIIKAFKIMSVAGAYWRGDEKNKQLTRVYGTSFPKQKDLTEYLELLEEAKRRDHRKLGKELELFAFSQKVGQGLPLWLPKGAALRDRLEQFLKKAQKKAGYEQVVTPHIGQKELYVTSGHYAKYGADSFQPINTPAEGEEFLLKPMNCPHHCEIYNVRPWSYKDLPKRYAEFGTVYRYEQSGELHGLTRVRGFTQDDAHIFCTPEQLDEEFKKVIDLVLYVFGSLGFENFTAQISLRDQENREKYIGSDENWEKAENAIINAAADKGLNTVVEYGEAAFYGPKLDFMVKDALGRQWQLGTIQVDYNLPERFELTYKGADNELHRPVMIHRAPFGSMERFIAILLEHTAGNFPLWLMPEQAIILSLSEKYEIYAKKVLDLLENHEIRALIDNRSETIGKKIRDAEMQKIPFMLIVGEEEEKNGTISIRRHGQEGKGNITVTIDEFVAIVNEEIKKTLKVFTV; from the coding sequence ATGATTAAGATTACTTTACCCGATGGGTCAATTAGAGAGTTTGCTTCAGGTGTAACTCCGATGGAGGTTGCTAAAAGCATTAGTGAAGGATTTGCAAGAAACGTGATTTCAGCGTCTTTTAATGGTACAACAATTGAAACCGAAACTCCATTGACGACCGACGGTAGTCTTATTTTATATACTTGGAATGATGCGGAAGGTAAAAAAGCTTTCTGGCATTCGACTTCGCACGTAATGGCGCAAGCGCTTGAGGAATTATACCCCGGTATTAAATTAACTCTGGGACCTGCAATTTCAAACGGATTTTATTATGATGTTGATTTTGAAGATCAGAAAATTGTTGAAGCTGATTTTAAAAAGATTGAAGATCGTGTTCTTGAGATTTCAAGAGAGAAACACGAGTTTAAAATGCGTCCGGTTAGTAAAGCAGATGCTTTAGCAATGTATAAAGACAATGTGTACAAAACTGAATTGATTTCGAATCTTGAAGACGGAACTATTACGTTTTGTGATCATGCTACTTTTACTGATTTATGCAGAGGTGGGCATATCCCGAATACTGGTATTATCAAGGCTTTTAAAATTATGAGCGTTGCCGGTGCTTACTGGAGAGGTGACGAGAAAAACAAACAGCTGACTCGTGTTTACGGAACTTCTTTCCCTAAACAAAAGGACTTAACTGAATATCTTGAACTTCTTGAAGAGGCAAAACGTCGTGATCATCGTAAGTTAGGTAAGGAACTTGAATTGTTTGCTTTTTCTCAAAAAGTTGGACAAGGTCTACCTTTATGGTTACCTAAAGGCGCGGCGCTTAGAGACCGTTTGGAGCAATTTTTAAAGAAAGCTCAGAAGAAAGCCGGATACGAACAAGTAGTTACGCCACATATTGGTCAGAAAGAACTTTATGTAACTTCTGGTCACTATGCAAAATATGGTGCAGATAGTTTTCAGCCAATAAATACTCCTGCTGAAGGCGAAGAGTTTTTATTGAAACCTATGAACTGTCCTCACCACTGTGAGATCTACAACGTAAGACCTTGGTCGTACAAAGATCTACCTAAGCGTTATGCTGAATTTGGTACTGTATATAGATATGAGCAATCTGGGGAATTACATGGTTTAACTCGTGTACGCGGGTTTACTCAGGATGATGCGCATATTTTTTGTACTCCGGAGCAATTGGATGAAGAGTTTAAAAAAGTAATTGACTTGGTACTTTATGTATTTGGTTCATTAGGTTTTGAAAACTTTACTGCTCAAATTTCGTTGAGAGATCAGGAAAACAGAGAGAAATACATTGGTTCTGATGAAAACTGGGAAAAGGCTGAAAATGCAATTATCAATGCTGCAGCTGATAAAGGATTGAATACTGTTGTGGAATATGGCGAGGCTGCTTTTTACGGTCCGAAGCTTGACTTTATGGTAAAAGATGCTTTAGGCAGACAATGGCAATTAGGCACTATTCAGGTTGATTATAACTTACCTGAACGTTTTGAATTGACTTACAAAGGTGCTGATAATGAATTACATCGCCCTGTTATGATTCACAGAGCTCCATTTGGATCTATGGAACGTTTTATTGCAATTTTACTGGAACATACTGCAGGAAATTTCCCACTATGGCTAATGCCTGAGCAGGCTATAATCTTGTCTTTGAGCGAGAAATACGAAATTTATGCTAAAAAAGTTTTAGATTTGCTAGAAAATCACGAAATTCGCGCCCTAATTGACAACCGAAGCGAGACTATTGGTAAGAAAATTAGAGATGCTGAAATGCAAAAAATACCATTTATGCTGATTGTGGGTGAAGAGGAAGAGAAAAACGGAACTATTTCTATTCGTCGTCACGGACAGGAAGGAAAAGGGAATATTACAGTTACAATTGATGAATTTGTCGCTATTGTAAACGAAGAAATAAAAAAGACATTAAAAGTTTTTACAGTTTAA